A window of the Paenibacillus woosongensis genome harbors these coding sequences:
- a CDS encoding cache domain-containing sensor histidine kinase, whose protein sequence is MRLLSKMGLDKTRGQIFVGFIVMMIIVLSLTVSSLYYLLSKVQKENASRYIDEIAEQASGRLESLLSEINVLTLQLAMDERVQDQLADELRGETTTYDEKMQLRKILIDKTAYSETIREIELFSEENSLYPIVEQNIAARVGERYVREANEAHQVGAMIWIGRDPQNPADLLAVRRVKVEKLDYQNGGYLVIRIKPSLVDFISRDVAKARGSIMRLIDADGNEISLAGTEGAAASSDSPEGDAINKAEYVTVQRKIKTTDWQLEIMVLKTALTEEIHFLQDVLIWASVLSIVVFAVLSYYLSLLITSPIKRLTRVMQKGKGGNPQENPETYFNREVNLLNVKYNQMVREINHLIKSVYEKELIKSKSEIKALHSQIHPHFLFNTLDSLYWAHIRKGDDELAQMVIRLADMFRYSIQSSGEDGFVTVAEELEQIKRYVYIMKMRWHERLQVHIHDDPAVHGLKIPKLTIQPLIENAIVHGIEPLESGGIIELTIRERDGIVSFLIADNGVGMSEAELADVRERLQNDMNVAFMSSGKGIGMFNVSKLIQFHYGPDYGIRIESRQNGGTVVEVRIPAEQVQEEVD, encoded by the coding sequence ATGAGGCTGCTGAGCAAGATGGGTTTGGACAAGACGCGAGGCCAGATTTTCGTCGGGTTCATCGTCATGATGATTATCGTGTTGTCATTAACGGTCAGCAGCCTCTATTATTTGCTGTCAAAGGTGCAGAAGGAGAACGCCTCCCGCTATATCGATGAAATTGCGGAGCAGGCCAGCGGACGGCTGGAATCGCTGCTGAGCGAAATCAATGTTCTGACTTTGCAGCTTGCAATGGATGAGCGGGTCCAGGATCAGCTTGCCGATGAACTGCGGGGCGAAACTACAACCTATGACGAGAAAATGCAGCTGCGAAAAATTCTGATCGATAAAACAGCATATTCGGAGACGATCCGGGAAATCGAGCTGTTCTCTGAGGAGAACAGCCTTTACCCGATTGTCGAGCAGAATATTGCTGCCCGGGTCGGTGAACGATACGTACGGGAGGCGAATGAAGCTCACCAGGTTGGCGCGATGATCTGGATAGGCCGCGACCCCCAGAATCCGGCGGATTTGCTGGCGGTCCGGCGGGTCAAGGTGGAGAAGCTGGACTACCAGAACGGGGGATATTTGGTCATTCGCATCAAGCCCTCCCTTGTTGACTTCATCAGCAGGGATGTCGCAAAAGCGAGGGGAAGCATCATGCGGCTGATCGATGCCGATGGCAACGAGATATCGCTGGCGGGAACTGAAGGCGCTGCGGCTTCATCTGATTCCCCGGAGGGGGATGCTATCAACAAGGCGGAGTATGTCACTGTGCAGCGGAAGATCAAAACGACCGATTGGCAGCTGGAGATTATGGTTCTGAAGACGGCTCTGACGGAGGAAATCCATTTTCTGCAGGATGTGCTCATCTGGGCCAGCGTTCTCAGCATCGTCGTATTCGCGGTCCTCTCCTATTACCTGTCTTTGTTGATTACGTCGCCAATCAAAAGGCTGACGAGGGTGATGCAAAAGGGCAAAGGCGGGAACCCGCAGGAGAATCCGGAGACGTACTTCAATCGTGAGGTTAATCTGCTCAACGTGAAATATAATCAAATGGTCCGGGAGATCAACCATTTGATCAAGTCGGTTTATGAGAAAGAGCTGATCAAAAGCAAAAGCGAAATCAAAGCGCTGCATTCGCAAATTCACCCGCATTTCCTGTTCAATACGCTGGATTCGCTATACTGGGCCCATATCCGCAAAGGGGATGACGAGTTGGCCCAGATGGTCATCCGGCTTGCCGATATGTTCCGCTACAGTATTCAATCGAGCGGGGAGGACGGCTTCGTTACTGTGGCCGAGGAGCTGGAGCAGATCAAGCGCTACGTCTATATTATGAAGATGCGCTGGCATGAACGGCTGCAGGTCCACATTCATGACGACCCGGCCGTGCATGGGCTGAAAATTCCGAAGCTGACGATTCAGCCGCTGATTGAGAATGCGATTGTTCATGGCATTGAACCGCTAGAAAGCGGAGGAATCATTGAGCTCACGATTCGCGAGCGTGACGGGATTGTCTCGTTCCTCATCGCCGATAATGGTGTCGGCATGAGTGAAGCCGAGCTGGCGGACGTTCGGGAAAGGCTGCAGAATGATATGAATGTGGCGTTTATGTCCAGCGGCAAAGGCATTGGCATGTTCAATGTCAGCAAGCTGATTCAGTTCCATTACGGCCCCGATTACGGCATTCGCATCGAAAGCCGGCAAAATGGAGGCACCGTTGTTGAGGTGAGGATTCCTGCCGAGCAGGTTCAGGAGGAGGTGGATTGA
- a CDS encoding response regulator transcription factor — MSIPAILVVDDEYNTRMGVSYTLQQWGDGKIDIAAAENGQQALNMLREREYDLLITDIRMPLMTGIELLEALRREKNEIAAVLLTGFAEFEYAQQGLRLGAIDYLLKPVQQSELIKMAEKALNKARLAKERRKRLQQHFGQLELSEAVAANGWQGQTSQNQDPLSLHTSNEYVIKAVQYIDEHISDVLTIKDVAQQVHLNPSYFSVLFKEEAGVTFIDYVTRLRMKKAKELLEGSSLSLDAISEQIGLQTTSYFIRMFKRFENMTPKQYRDQMKVK; from the coding sequence ATGAGCATACCGGCGATCCTAGTCGTTGATGACGAATACAACACGAGAATGGGCGTGTCCTACACGCTGCAGCAATGGGGAGACGGCAAGATCGACATCGCCGCCGCGGAGAACGGGCAGCAGGCGCTGAACATGCTGCGGGAGCGGGAATATGATCTGCTCATCACCGATATCCGCATGCCCCTTATGACGGGTATTGAACTGCTGGAGGCGCTGCGAAGGGAGAAAAACGAGATCGCAGCCGTCCTGCTTACCGGGTTCGCGGAATTCGAATACGCCCAGCAGGGCCTGCGGCTGGGAGCGATCGATTACCTGCTGAAGCCGGTGCAGCAATCCGAGCTCATCAAGATGGCCGAGAAGGCGCTAAACAAGGCCCGTCTGGCGAAAGAGCGAAGGAAGCGCCTGCAGCAGCATTTCGGTCAGCTTGAGCTAAGCGAAGCGGTTGCGGCAAATGGATGGCAAGGCCAGACGAGCCAGAATCAAGACCCGCTTAGCCTGCATACGAGCAACGAGTATGTGATCAAAGCGGTTCAATACATCGACGAGCATATTTCCGATGTGCTGACGATCAAGGATGTGGCCCAGCAGGTTCATCTCAATCCAAGCTATTTCAGCGTGCTATTCAAGGAGGAAGCCGGTGTCACCTTCATCGATTATGTCACCCGACTTCGCATGAAAAAGGCCAAGGAGCTGCTGGAAGGCTCCAGTCTGAGCCTGGACGCCATTTCGGAGCAAATTGGATTGCAGACGACGAGCTATTTTATCCGCATGTTCAAAAGGTTCGAAAACATGACCCCGAAGCAGTACCGCGATCAAATGAAGGTGAAATAA
- a CDS encoding ABC transporter ATP-binding protein, protein MSIHELKTYPTVLSVNQVSKKIGGKLLVNRLSFDIHKGEIVGLLGPNGAGKTTTLRMIVGLISMSEGDIFVMDKSIRRNFTEAIAHIGGIIENPEFYRHMSGYDNLKQYQRMAEGITEERIMEVAKLVGLEQALHMRVKAYSLGMRQRLGIAQALLHRPSILILDEPTNGLDPAGIREMRDYLKQIARDEGIAILVSSHLLSEMELMCSRVIVIQQGELVTVRSLEEHQSETEYAKLKLRVDDAVRAKERLQRMEEVIITGIAPESREITVTVREHYIPRMVQALGEERIGLYRMEESRESLEDEFLKWTGGNYIA, encoded by the coding sequence ATGAGCATACACGAACTAAAGACATATCCTACGGTGCTTTCGGTGAACCAGGTCAGCAAGAAAATCGGAGGCAAGCTGCTCGTGAATCGATTGTCCTTCGATATTCATAAAGGTGAAATCGTGGGGCTGCTGGGTCCTAACGGAGCGGGCAAGACGACGACGCTTCGGATGATCGTCGGGTTAATTTCCATGAGCGAGGGCGATATTTTTGTCATGGATAAGAGCATTCGCCGGAATTTCACCGAGGCGATTGCCCATATCGGCGGGATCATTGAGAATCCGGAGTTCTACCGGCATATGAGCGGCTATGATAATTTGAAGCAGTATCAGCGGATGGCGGAGGGGATTACCGAGGAACGGATCATGGAAGTGGCGAAGCTCGTCGGGCTCGAGCAGGCGCTGCATATGAGGGTAAAGGCATACTCGCTCGGCATGCGCCAGCGGCTTGGCATTGCGCAGGCGCTGCTGCACCGGCCTTCGATCCTTATCCTGGATGAGCCGACGAACGGCCTGGATCCGGCAGGCATTCGGGAAATGCGGGATTATTTGAAGCAAATCGCCCGGGATGAGGGGATCGCGATTCTGGTCTCCAGCCATTTGCTGTCGGAGATGGAGCTGATGTGCAGCCGGGTCATTGTCATCCAGCAGGGCGAGCTCGTGACGGTGCGAAGCCTGGAAGAGCATCAAAGTGAAACAGAGTACGCCAAACTGAAGCTCCGGGTTGATGATGCCGTGCGGGCTAAGGAAAGACTGCAGCGGATGGAGGAAGTTATTATCACTGGCATAGCGCCGGAGAGCAGGGAAATCACGGTTACCGTTCGGGAACATTATATACCTCGCATGGTACAGGCACTGGGCGAGGAGCGGATCGGGCTGTACCGCATGGAAGAGAGCCGGGAATCGCTGGAAGACGAATTCCTTAAATGGACGGGAGGAAATTACAT